The following DNA comes from Bradyrhizobium manausense.
CGATGGCATCGACGGCGAGGGAATGTGCCCAGCTCCCCAGCACCTTCCCGATCGAGCTGCCGCTGCCCTTCACCGTTTCGAAAGACGCGTAGATCCCGTGTTCGCGCAAGTGATGGACGAGACTGTTGCCGGATTGCATGATCGCTTCGTCCTTGTCATCCGTCACGGTGATCACGCGCACCACAGCAGCGGCTTGCAGGATCGGCATTGCATCGCCGACGGCCCGCGCGGCGCGCGCCGAATGGTCCCAGGCAATCACAACATTCTCGAAGTCCGGCCGCAGAGCCGCCACGTGTTGCTCTGGACAGAGCAGTAGCGGCCGCCCGGATTGGAACAGGAACGTCTCAACGAGGTTTTCGGTTCGGCTGTCGTGCGGCTTCACGGGGATCAAAGTGAGATCGCTGAAGCGGGCATGCTCCGCCAGGGTCGATGCGATCTGGTCCGCCGGCACCCTGCCCGATCGGCTTTGGGCACGAATGCCGGCGCGCGAGGCCGCGTTGGTGAACGCATTCAGGAGTTGCTGCATGTCGCCCGCCTCGCGTCCCTTGAGTTCGGCAGACTCGGGGTCGTCTGGGAACACCACCTTCGGCCGCACGAAAGCATCGTC
Coding sequences within:
- a CDS encoding universal stress protein gives rise to the protein MPIKDVFLPLVGEPRAPTLAAIENCVAVAANLGARITGLALEDDAFVRPKVVFPDDPESAELKGREAGDMQQLLNAFTNAASRAGIRAQSRSGRVPADQIASTLAEHARFSDLTLIPVKPHDSRTENLVETFLFQSGRPLLLCPEQHVAALRPDFENVVIAWDHSARAARAVGDAMPILQAAAVVRVITVTDDKDEAIMQSGNSLVHHLREHGIYASFETVKGSGSSIGKVLGSWAHSLAVDAIVMGAYHHSRLNETVWGGVTKTVIGQPPCWVMMSH